atattatttatttgttattttaatttttgactgTGGCAATTGAAGGTTGCTGCAGAACAACAATATATGTGGGAAACTGCCCTCGGAGCTGGGTACGCTGTCCAAGCTTCAAACCTTGGATCTCTCCAACAACCGATTTTCTGGTCTTGTCCCCGACTCTCTGGCTCACTTGAACACTCTCCAATACCTGTAAGTTTTGATTAATTAGTGTTAATTCATGTCTTAATTTGTTGTTAAGTGAAATGGAGTTGTCTTGTTTAGCATTAGCAACCTCCAATGTTGTTGTTTTTGTCGTGTGTCGTGTAATGAGAGCAGGAGGCTGAACAACAATAGCTTGTCTGGGCCTTTTCCCGTGTCTTTAGCCAAAATCCCCGACCTTGCTTTCTTGTGAGTATTATTATTactgtgtttgtttgtttgtttgttgtttgtttgtttgttctttaattttacGTCGTCTTTGGTTCTTGAAAATTGGAACATGTTTGCAACATGTTGAGTAATTTCTGAATATCTGATGAATGGGTGTTTGTTCTTGTGTTTACTATAAATTGGGTCATCAGGGACTTGTCTTATAACAATCTCAGTGGTCCAATACCCAAATTCCCAGCCAGAACTTTTAAGTATGCCTtctatctctctatctctctctggTCCTTGTTTTATTCTTATTCTTTGTGCTTTACTGAtttgttttgcatttttatACACTAGTGTTGTAGGGAATCCGCTAATTTGCGCAAGCAGCTCCACTGAAGGATGCTCTGGATCAGCTACTCCCGTCCCTCTTTCATTATCTCTCAAAACATCACCTGGTAAACCCATTTAACTTTCCATTTTTACGCTATAAAAcccatatgtatatatgtgtgtgctcgCGCGTGCGCGTATATATGTCGTTGTCTCTAATTGTTCCCCTTTTTCCTCTTGTAAGGAAAACATAACTCCAAGACTGTAGCAATTGCACTCGGGCTCAGCCTCAGTTGTGTGCTTGTCATAGTCCTATTGCTTGGAATACTCTGGCACAGGAAGAAGCAAAAAACCCAATCCATTTTGAACATCAATGGTCAGTAACATCATATGATCCCAGTTAATTAATCAACAatgtaaaaaatgaaaatagataacttattTCAAATGGATTCTTACCTTTACTGCAGACATTCAAGAAGAGGGGATTGTGAGCTTGGGCAACCTCAGAAGCTTTACTTTCAAACAACTTCAACTTGCAACAGACAATTTTAGCTCCAAACACATACTTGGGGCTGGAGGTTTTGGCAATGTCTACAAGGGAAAGCTACCAGATGGGACTATGGTGGCAGTGAAACGTCTCAAGGATGTCACAGGAACAGCTGGGGAATCACAATTTCGGACTGAATTGGAGATGATAAGCCTAGCAGTGCATCGCAATTTGCTTCGGCTGATTGGATTTTGTGCTACCTTTAGCGAGAGGCTTCTGGTGTACCCTTACATGTCTAATGGCAGTGTAGCCGCCAGGCTCAGAGGTTGGAAGCCCTGTGACCTACTTTTTAAGATTTTCCTTGGTTGCTTTGATTTCCTTCATAAGTTGCCGGTGTACTCGGGTTTTCAAAGTGCACTTGCCTTAAATACGTTCATTAATTGGATTGTTGGGATTATGTGTGGATGGTACTGTCAACAGTAGATACATTTAAAACTTGGTGACATCTGAAATTTCCAAGTCGGTCTGAGAGAGAATGATTACATTTGCCTCATGATTATTCATACTGTGTAAATTGTTTGAAGACTTCTTAAAATGTTTCTTGTTTGAAAAAGGGGCTGTACATCAAATTTACTTTAGTAGAATGAAGCCAAAGGCCACCATCCACCTTAATGAAGTCCTGATAAATTATTCTGTTTACAACAGGAAAACCAGCACTAGATTGGAACACAAGGAAGAGGATTGCAATTGGAGCTGCAAGAGGTCTTCTGTATCTACACGAGCAATGCGATCCAAAGATTATACACAGGGATGTAAAGGCTGCAAATGTGCTCCTGGATGACTACTGTGAGGCTATTGTTGGCGATTTTGGTCTTGCGAAGCTCCTTGACCATGCTGACTCTCATGTCACCACTGCTGTCCGTGGCACTGTTGGGCATATTGCACCTGAATACCTTTCCACTGGTCAATCATCTGAAAAAACTGAtgtttttggatttggaattCTCTTGATAGAGCTCATAACTGGAATGAGAGCTCTTGAGTTTGGGAAAACAGTTAATCAGAAAGGAGCCATTCTTGAGTGGGTAAGTTTTTCTGTTACTTAGATGGGCTATGGACGTGTTTTCTGCATTCCTCATTTGTTTTTATTAGTTACATTTATCGATTTGGTGTCCCAAATCACATAGTGAGAGATGGATAAGCAGTTTCATACCTTCCTGTGTCGTTattattcaaagaaacaagTGTTATTAATGTTGCTCGAGCCAACTATTTGAAGGCCCTTAATGGTTGAATGTTTAGAGCTAATGAGAACATTTTATATCCATGCGACTGGTCACAGGTGAAGAAAATACAGCAAGAAAAGAAGGTGGAAGTTTTGGTAGACAGAGAGCTGGGAAACAATTACGACCGGATTGAGGTGGGGGAAATGCTGCAAGTGGCTCTCCTGTGCACTCAATACCTACCAGCCCACCGCCCCAAGATGTCGGAAGTGGTGAGGATGCTCGAAGGCGATGGGCTAGCGGAGAAGTGGGCAGCATCACATAATCAAAGTAATTCCAGCATGGATCGCTTTCAGAGTCACAACAGTAACAAAAGCAGCAGTCACACTGATGGCATTCATTCAAAACACGATGGAAATGAACGCGATCGCGGAAGCATGTTCAGCGCTTGGATAGACGAGGATGAGGATGAGAAttctttggattcctatgccatgGAACTCTCTGGTCCAAGATAGAAGAAACAatatagagttttttttttttttttcatgcattCTTTAAAACTAAAATAGGTCGTTCTGTCTGTGTGAGATCAACTTTCTAACTCTAGTTGTGAGTTATGTAAGTATGCCGTTTTATTGCCGGATTTTTCTTCAATTGTCTGGAAAATGGAGGGCTGGGATCCGTAGATgcaaatctaacggttgtaaAAGTCTGGAAAGTTGAAAGGTGGTAAAAACAGGTAACCGGCTTATAGCAAGTAGAAATGGGGCCCAATTTGTTCaagtcaccaataaaaaatttaaaaaggagcatttttgctcatgaTTGTTCAAAGAGTGCCCATAATATACATAATTATTTATCACGTGTAATTGTTATTTACTCTACTTAATTTTTACATTAAATTTacttatttgaattttgaaacaaaaataactATAGTTAAGTTAAAATACGCATGataaattgacacaccccgaccgaggtcaaggcatgctggctgtcacgtaagagtgacgtagccatgtgcacagtgcggaagcggtAAAGATAGcaattatacgaataattaaaaaccagatTATTAGTGTGCATtactaaacagaaagtgataggagttacacagtaaacactcataatcagagcataaagtttAGGTGTAGcctagtaggacaagtactagttacacagtaccaagaatgtcctactattattcaaaTAGGTCAGAATTGCCGAAGATCctgagccaccaacaacaatcttacttagaacctggaggggcgcaaaacagaaaacgtgagtgggcaaaaacaaatgttttacaaaatcatttcatttatcaacatatctagcccctcactgtaaaacatgtataattttcccaaaatcaagatacaaatatatacataaacgAATATGAACATACATCAAATCAAATCATGCTTTACGTAATCATATTCACATGTATATAAGCCATGCCAAGACATaatagagtaagcaattcatgtaagaataaattcatagaaatatgatataatAGCCAAAACCCTTGAGGTAGTATGTacgactgaattcatagctcaaattcaatctagccggagtcacttctatgacctatacggcaatatactgcacataagtcggaaccactgaaatggtctgtacgacaaggttgGGTGTGAtttagttatgctcaatgctatgCCCTCATGCTAGCTGTGCGATAAATAGTTAGTCaactacgagttggaaccacctatagtggtatgtacgacaagactatgcacctaaattggatccaatgtgagcatatggtgcgggagatGACATAATATACAGGCCTGTGCCAACTCTCTCTGGCTAAATCGCAATCACCCGggatgcaggtttatgagctcatcGTTTCTTAATCATATCTCATATAGACAATCAACATGTTCATCTCGTTTATTGAATGGCTGCACCTAAcctctcgttagactgcctacgtaccctaaacagggatcaagtcgTTCGTAGTTCACCTagaccaaacataacttacctgcacttacctgtgcctccacaacaccacaattacatatatatgtaaccatgaaatgcatattcagaatataaaggcatttggcatattatttcaaagcatactttcatttaaaacacatttatgggaaatatatcaagtatatacatatatatagaaaacaaaagtccgctcactgatatgtcgacgAGTCGTAACCCTCGAGTTgtccgtggatacgctcgtcctcgggataagcctcacctatatgcaaattaactataaaaacgttattttaaagcacatatacaaaactagctaataacttctcatacattgctcaatttgggcatttaaatataccaacgtgacctacacaacctcacgaacatcgtgatatttttagaaaaaatttcctaTAACTCATGCGCCCTCACGCGCCGGGGAGGGCACGGCATCACGCACCCTCACGCGCATCACCTTCAACTTCCAGATGCTGGAATAGTGCCCCCGGCGCCAGATTCTGGGCAGACTTGCAACTGCCCATTTCTCTCtcgtttttgcaccattttctaCGCAATCTTCACCCAAATGTCACAAATTTCAAGAGGAAGAAGGTTATACCTCTTTGAAGCCTCAAATCCTTAGAAAACACGTCGGAAAAATCTCACCAAAATCTGCCACCTTTGAACCTCATGATCCTGacttccaaaaccttcaaacgaagcactccgaacttccttgggacctcactaaggtcgctatgagcttggattgtcctaaaataCAACCATTcgaaagttcatgaatagtgctcaactcggagcttgagttttcaacgtgaaattgaacgagttcttacctgaaatgggtacctttgtactcgtatggtcctcacgaacacaatggtaccaatttcttcttcaatctgTGATGATTTGGCTTGGTTCGACCTTGTCCGTACggaggagagggaagagagagagagagtgagtctgaGAGAAAGAGTACGGGAGAGAGGAGAAAGAAAAGGGTATGGGTGTGAGTGTGTGGTCCCAAAGTGTACACCAATCACAACCAAAAATTTTCTTacttctaattgggtccaaattAGTAGGGACTTAATACATTGGTCCTCAACCACAACCACACCTAGTCCCACAATGCCACAAACGCTCTAGGGCATTTTAGTATTTTCACATCAATGATAACAAAATAATGTACATTTCCGGGACAGGTTGTGACAATCTCCCTAACTTATAAAATTTGCTCCTCGAAATTACATACAaccaatacatccactaataatcataaaacaagcgtggatacatctctctcatccgctcttctgtctcccaagtagcttcttctactgaatgatttctccataacacTTTAACCAGACAAACTGTCTTGTTTCTCAGTTctttatccttccaatccaataGAGTCACtagttcctcatcataagtcaaatccggattaatttccaaaggttgaggaggaatcgcatgtgaaggatctgaaacataatgtcgaagcatcgaaacatgaaatacaTTGTGCACCTTGgataactctggaggcaactcaagcctgtaagcaacctcaccaactcgctcggtgatcatatatggtccaatgtacctaggactcaactttcctttctttccaaatcgtacaacaTCTTTCTAgggtgatagcttcagaaatacccaatcatCTACATCATACTTTcgatcagtggcatgcttgtctgctaagctcttttgtcgatcttgggccgctttcaggttagacttaattacctaaacattttgagtagtcacatccacaatctcagggcccactaaaactctttcgccaacctctaACCAACATAGAGGTGCATGACAAGAtttcccataaagtgcctcaaatggtgccataccaatgcTTGAATGATAGCTGTTGTTGTAGGAGAACTCCATCatatccaaacaatcatgccaactatctcTAAACTGCAGcattgaagatctcaacatatcctttaatgtctgaatggtcctctcagattgtccatctgtctgaggatgatatgtcgtactataaagcaatctcgtaccaagagcttcctggaatgctatccagaacttAGAAATAAATCTGGGAtcccgatccgagataatattaactggtacaccatggtacttcacaatctgtgtaataaataacttagctaatcggcttaacgaatacttctccctcactggaataaaatgtgctgactttgtaagccgatcaactactacccaaatgccgtcataaccattctgtgtgcgaggaagcttgtatacaaaatccatagtaatattttcccatttccactgcggaatgggaagtggctgcatcaacccaaacggtttctttctttcagctttaacctattggcaaatggcacacctgctcacatattcggcaatttctcttttcatacctggccaataataaaatggtctaatggtatgatacatcttagtgcctcctggatgcatcacatatgccgaaatatgtgcttcatccaaaatttctttctttaattctgcATTATTCAGCATATACATTCTactttcctgcataagcatgccatcagtttctcgaatctctaaatctttctttttgccttgattccttgcttgaattatttcctgggtctccTCATCAATTATCTGGGCCTTaagcacacgatcaattaaaactgGCCTAACCTGGaaattagcaagcaaggcttctcctcgatcttccactcctagcTCCACTCCAATGGACCTTAAATCTGCTaaaagaggaacatgacaatcatagatggcattaagtctgGCTGGAGTCTTCCTGCTAAGTGCATCAGCCACTACATTTGCACAACCAGGAtggtactcaatcgtgcaatcatagtcactaagtaactcaatccatctccgctgacgaagattaagatctcttTGAGTAAATAGATACtaaagactcttatgatctgtgaagatcttacatttctcaccataaagataatgtctccaaatcttcaaggcaaaAATGATAGCTGTTAACTCCAAGTCAtgtgtagggtaattcttctcatgaggtttcaactgtctcgaagcaCAAGCAATTActctaccatgttgcatcaatacacaacccaaaccattcagagaagcatcactatagacctcataattaccgctatcatctgGAAGTGCTAGAACAGGTGCATGGGTGAGATAGTACTTCAGCTGCTGGAAACTTCGCTCACATTTactatcccactcaaacttaacatcctttcgaGTCAACCTCGTTAGTGGCAAGgcaatcactgaaaaatccttaacgaaccgtctataatagcctgctaagccaagaaaactccatacctcggtgacggttcgaggttgctcccaattctccacagttgccactttctgagaatccacttgaatgccttgagcaAAAAAAGACATGTCCCAAGAATGCCACTTGATCCAAtcaaaattcacatttgctaaacttagcatatagttggtgttccctcaaactgctcaacaccaacttcagatgtctagcatgctcagccttagacttagagtataccaggaTATCGttaatgaagacaataacaaacttgtccaaatatggctgaaatactcgattcatcaaatctgtaaaagctgcaggtgcattagttaacccgaatgacatcacaagaaactcataatgaccatattgaGTCCTGAATTCggttttagggacatcttcatttttaatcttcaactggtagtatcccaacctcaagtcaatcttagaaaatatgCAGACACCTctgagttgatcaaataaatcatctatatgaggcaatggataacagtTTTTAATGGTTACCctattcaattgcctgtaatcgatgtacagcctcaaagttccatctttcttcttcacaaataaaactggagctccctAAGGTAAAGTGCTatgctgaataaaacctttatccactaactcttgcaattgcactttcaattctcttaattcagcaggagccattatGTAAGGAGTCAAGGATATAAgattcgtacctggaagcaaatcaataacaaactccatCTCTTTATCTAGCAGCAATCCAGGAAAATCCTCAGGGAATACATCCAGAAAATATCTGACCACatgaacatcctccacactGCTAGGAGCATCATTgttcaacaccacatgagccaaatatccctgacaacaatctctttgctttcatggctgaaataataccatgcctcaccccacgaGGCTttcctacaaatgtaacttcaggtaatccaggacaatGAAATGTGACTGTCTTCCCATAACAATatatcttggcacgattatagtgcaaccaataagtgcccaaaatcacatcaaaatccataatatccaacgacATAAGATTAGCCGGCATAATAATACCCTCTactatcactggacatcctggatatacccgaTCCATAAAATAGCTATCCCTTCTAAGcatagaaaattctaaattatatcctaggggtgtaggatgaggttgcgtcacttgagcaaatgtatgagaaataacagaatgtgtagcaccacaatcaatcaacactctagcaaaatgaccaagaatatttaacatACGCATGATTAAATCTGGATTATTATGGGCATCTTGCAGTGATATGTTGTGGATACGCCCCTGACTCTGCTGTCATCCACTGCGACCTTTGTTGGCATGAATACCACGTCCCTGCCTCTGCTGACCCGATTGcctcgaagatcctgcactactaGCAGCAATCTCTCCCTGCTGGGGCTGTCCCCCTTGATACCACTGAGATCATTCGGCTGAATGAGGCTGATAAGACATAGATCCTCCCTGGTACTGAGGGTATCCACTCTGATACTAAGGATCTTGAGAATACTACTGTTGTCCTGAGATGTAGGGAGCGGCATTGCCCTAGTAGTGGTAGGCACCTCCTCGTCCTGTTTGAGTATAACCACCAGATCCTGAAATGTGCTTGGTAGATGCAGGTGGTGGGAAGAAAAGCTGCTGGGGTCTCTACTGACTCTGAGGGCATTGAGTAGCCCTATGacccatctgtccacaagtaaaacatctGTTGCTGCCTCTCCTACATTCCCCAAAATGTCGATTATTACACCTGCGGCATAAGGGAGCACCAGATCCACCTAAACCACCAAAATCTCTTTGTCTCTGGAACCTCGGACCTCCAATGAATCTACCACCTCTCTTCTGCATATTAGTACTCAATCCCCTGCTAGAAGATCTGGAACTGCCACCACTCCTCTTAAAGTTCTAAGTCTTGCGGGGTCCCTGAAAGgcttgcccttttcctttgtcatctcGTCTTTGGCCCCCATTCTTTccttcctcatcctcactttcactaggcatgttCTCTAAGGCCTCAATCCTCAgtagaatctcataaaactcctggtaagagCCACAGTGAGTCGATGTCGCTAtggaacgccatttcttcttagtacccaaacTGAAACGACGAAGCATCTCTACCAGATTAGCAGCAACCTTCGGATCATATCTCGAAAAATCAGTAAacatcctgtaata
The nucleotide sequence above comes from Malus sylvestris chromosome 16, drMalSylv7.2, whole genome shotgun sequence. Encoded proteins:
- the LOC126607365 gene encoding probable LRR receptor-like serine/threonine-protein kinase At2g23950, with amino-acid sequence MLPLKLLIFFLSSCSLCLSYEPRNHEVEALISLRVGLNDPHGVLNNWDEDSVDPCSWAMITCSPDNLVIGLGAPSQSLSGTLSGAIANLTNLRQVLLQNNNICGKLPSELGTLSKLQTLDLSNNRFSGLVPDSLAHLNTLQYLRLNNNSLSGPFPVSLAKIPDLAFLDLSYNNLSGPIPKFPARTFNVVGNPLICASSSTEGCSGSATPVPLSLSLKTSPGKHNSKTVAIALGLSLSCVLVIVLLLGILWHRKKQKTQSILNINDIQEEGIVSLGNLRSFTFKQLQLATDNFSSKHILGAGGFGNVYKGKLPDGTMVAVKRLKDVTGTAGESQFRTELEMISLAVHRNLLRLIGFCATFSERLLVYPYMSNGSVAARLRGKPALDWNTRKRIAIGAARGLLYLHEQCDPKIIHRDVKAANVLLDDYCEAIVGDFGLAKLLDHADSHVTTAVRGTVGHIAPEYLSTGQSSEKTDVFGFGILLIELITGMRALEFGKTVNQKGAILEWVKKIQQEKKVEVLVDRELGNNYDRIEVGEMLQVALLCTQYLPAHRPKMSEVVRMLEGDGLAEKWAASHNQSNSSMDRFQSHNSNKSSSHTDGIHSKHDGNERDRGSMFSAWIDEDEDENSLDSYAMELSGPR